One region of Eupeodes corollae chromosome 1, idEupCoro1.1, whole genome shotgun sequence genomic DNA includes:
- the LOC129938338 gene encoding dihydropyrimidinase isoform X1 has product MASSPKPVKKVPIHLQSAQNRVYIKNGQVVNHDSTFKADVYIEDGIIKFVGPASEIGVPGGVKTIDAAGKLIIPGGIDPHTHFQLKFGGAVSVDDFYHGTKAAVAGGTTTIIDFVLPDKGESLVEAYDKWRAWADPKVCCDYGLHMGITWWSKSVSDEMKIMCDELGVNSFKMFMAYKGLYQLNDTELLETFERIRSLGAIAQVHAENGDIIAKNVTKLLSAGVTGPEGHELSRQEEVEAEAVNRACILAHQADCPLYVVHVMSKSAGIELARARFRYKNRGIYGETLAAALGTDGTHCLNECWHHAAAHILSPPLRPDPTTPQFMMQLLANDDLQTTGSDNCTFNKNQKEIGKGNFSKIPNGVNGVEDRMSIVWEKGVHAGLLDPCRFVAVTSTNAAKIFNLYPQKGRIAAGSDADVVIWDPNMTRKISKDTHHHACDFNIFEGMVCHGVPEVVIVRGRICVENDIVRVAEGHGKFVPCEVRPAFVYDALEGKVKHEETTHHEEEITNGTKKLNLCDALEIEIPYQEPLTRAMISASAGMVGGEGSLASTPSCRGHRIDGQRNMQESTFSISEELDTIGNRSCIKVRNPPGGKSSGFW; this is encoded by the exons GTTCGTCGGTCCCGCCTCTGAAATTGGCGTACCCGGTGGAGTCAAGACTATTGATGCAGCTGGCAAATTAATTATTCCTGGTGGCATTGATCCACATACTCACTTCCAATTGAAATTTGGCGGAGCTGTGTCTGTAGACGATTTCTACCATGGCACTAAAGCAGCTGTTGCCGGTGGCACAACAACTATTa ttGACTTCGTTTTGCCCGATAAAGGAGAATCCCTTGTGGAGGCATACGATAAGTGGCGTGCATGGGCTGACCCAAAGGTTTGCTGTGATTATGGACTCCATATGGGCATAACTTGGTGGTCGAAATCGGTTTCTGATGAAATGAAAATCATGTGCGACGAATTAGGTGTGAATTCGTTTAAGATGTTTATGGCTTACAAGGGTTTGTATCAATTAAACGATACTGAGCTATTAGAAACATTCGAAAGAATTCGTTCGTTGGGCGCCATTGCTCAA gttCATGCAGAAAATGGTGATATAATAGCGAAAAATGTGACAAAACTTCTCTCAGCTGGTGTTACTGGACCGGAAGGGCATGAACTTTCCCGCCAAGAAGAAGTTGAAGCGGAAGCTGTTAATCGTGCCTGTATCCTAGCTCATCAG GCTGATTGTCCACTGTACGTAGTGCATGTGATGAGTAAATCTGCTGGCATAGAGCTTGCCCGTGCCAGATTCCGTTATAAAAATCGTGGAATCTATGGCGAAACATTGGCAGCAGCTCTTGGTACAGATGGAACACATTGTTTAAATGAATGTTGGCATCATGCAGCCGCACATATCTTAAGTCCGCCATTGCGACCAGATCCTACAACCCCACAATTTATGATGCAATTATTGGCAAA TGATGATCTCCAAACAACAGGCAGTGACAATTGCACATTCAACAAGAATCAAAAAGAAATCGGAAAAGGAAACTTCTCGAAAATTCCAAATGGCGTTAATGGCGTCGAAGATCGTATGTCGATTGTTTGGGAAAAGGGTGTTCATGCTGGTCTTTTGGATCCATGTCGTTTTGTTGCCGTTACCAGTACAAACGCAGCTAAGATATTCAATTTGTATCCTCAAAAAGGTCGCATTGCTGCTGGCTCAGATGCTGATGTAGTTATCTGGGATCCAAATATGACACGCAAAATTTCCAAAGACACCCATCATCATGCTtgcgatttcaatatttttgaaggcATGGTTTGCCATGGAGTTCCTGAAGTTGTAATCGTACGTGGTCGTATTTGTGTGGAAAACGATATAGTTCGTGTTGCCGAAGGGCATGGTAAATTTGTGCCTTGCGAGGTACGTCCTGCATTTGTCTATGACGCTCTCGAGGGTAAGGTTAAGCACGAAGAAACAACTCACCATGAAGAAGAAATTACTAATGGTACCAAAAAGCTTAACCTTTGTGACGCCTTGGAAATCGAAATTCCGTACCAGGAACCATTGACAAGGGCCATGATTTCCGCAAGTGCTGGCATGGTAGGTGGTGAAGGTTCTTTGGCCAGTACTCCCTCATGTCGGGGCCATCGCATTGATGGACAGAGAAATATGCAAGAATCTACATTTTCCATTAGTG aGGAGTTAGACACGATTGGAAATCGATCTTGTATAAAAGTCCGAAACCCTCCAGGAGGTAAATCATCGGGTTTCTGGtaa
- the LOC129938338 gene encoding dihydropyrimidinase isoform X2, whose product MASSPKPVKKVPIHLQSAQNRVYIKNGQVVNHDSTFKADVYIEDGIIKFVGPASEIGVPGGVKTIDAAGKLIIPGGIDPHTHFQLKFGGAVSVDDFYHGTKAAVAGGTTTIIDFVLPDKGESLVEAYDKWRAWADPKVCCDYGLHMGITWWSKSVSDEMKIMCDELGVNSFKMFMAYKGLYQLNDTELLETFERIRSLGAIAQVHAENGDIIAKNVTKLLSAGVTGPEGHELSRQEEVEAEAVNRACILAHQMKAPLYVTCVTCKASAEIIGRARRSGYCVYGETLASSIGRSMNGVHKSDQAIYLTSPPIREPAETPRQLMKSLAYDDLQTTGSDNCTFNKNQKEIGKGNFSKIPNGVNGVEDRMSIVWEKGVHAGLLDPCRFVAVTSTNAAKIFNLYPQKGRIAAGSDADVVIWDPNMTRKISKDTHHHACDFNIFEGMVCHGVPEVVIVRGRICVENDIVRVAEGHGKFVPCEVRPAFVYDALEGKVKHEETTHHEEEITNGTKKLNLCDALEIEIPYQEPLTRAMISASAGMVGGEGSLASTPSCRGHRIDGQRNMQESTFSISEELDTIGNRSCIKVRNPPGGKSSGFW is encoded by the exons GTTCGTCGGTCCCGCCTCTGAAATTGGCGTACCCGGTGGAGTCAAGACTATTGATGCAGCTGGCAAATTAATTATTCCTGGTGGCATTGATCCACATACTCACTTCCAATTGAAATTTGGCGGAGCTGTGTCTGTAGACGATTTCTACCATGGCACTAAAGCAGCTGTTGCCGGTGGCACAACAACTATTa ttGACTTCGTTTTGCCCGATAAAGGAGAATCCCTTGTGGAGGCATACGATAAGTGGCGTGCATGGGCTGACCCAAAGGTTTGCTGTGATTATGGACTCCATATGGGCATAACTTGGTGGTCGAAATCGGTTTCTGATGAAATGAAAATCATGTGCGACGAATTAGGTGTGAATTCGTTTAAGATGTTTATGGCTTACAAGGGTTTGTATCAATTAAACGATACTGAGCTATTAGAAACATTCGAAAGAATTCGTTCGTTGGGCGCCATTGCTCAA gttCATGCAGAAAATGGTGATATAATAGCGAAAAATGTGACAAAACTTCTCTCAGCTGGTGTTACTGGACCGGAAGGGCATGAACTTTCCCGCCAAGAAGAAGTTGAAGCGGAAGCTGTTAATCGTGCCTGTATCCTAGCTCATCAG atGAAAGCTCCGCTTTATGTAACCTGTGTAACATGTAAAGCATCGGCCGAAATAATTGGTCGTGCTCGTCGTAGTGGATATTGTGTGTATGGGGAGACTTTGGCCAGTTCGATAGGACGTTCTATGAATGGTGTACACAAATCAGATCAAGCTATTTATTTAACAAGTCCTCCAATTCGAGAACCAGCCGAAACGCCAAGGCAATTAATGAAGTCACTGGCGTA TGATGATCTCCAAACAACAGGCAGTGACAATTGCACATTCAACAAGAATCAAAAAGAAATCGGAAAAGGAAACTTCTCGAAAATTCCAAATGGCGTTAATGGCGTCGAAGATCGTATGTCGATTGTTTGGGAAAAGGGTGTTCATGCTGGTCTTTTGGATCCATGTCGTTTTGTTGCCGTTACCAGTACAAACGCAGCTAAGATATTCAATTTGTATCCTCAAAAAGGTCGCATTGCTGCTGGCTCAGATGCTGATGTAGTTATCTGGGATCCAAATATGACACGCAAAATTTCCAAAGACACCCATCATCATGCTtgcgatttcaatatttttgaaggcATGGTTTGCCATGGAGTTCCTGAAGTTGTAATCGTACGTGGTCGTATTTGTGTGGAAAACGATATAGTTCGTGTTGCCGAAGGGCATGGTAAATTTGTGCCTTGCGAGGTACGTCCTGCATTTGTCTATGACGCTCTCGAGGGTAAGGTTAAGCACGAAGAAACAACTCACCATGAAGAAGAAATTACTAATGGTACCAAAAAGCTTAACCTTTGTGACGCCTTGGAAATCGAAATTCCGTACCAGGAACCATTGACAAGGGCCATGATTTCCGCAAGTGCTGGCATGGTAGGTGGTGAAGGTTCTTTGGCCAGTACTCCCTCATGTCGGGGCCATCGCATTGATGGACAGAGAAATATGCAAGAATCTACATTTTCCATTAGTG aGGAGTTAGACACGATTGGAAATCGATCTTGTATAAAAGTCCGAAACCCTCCAGGAGGTAAATCATCGGGTTTCTGGtaa